The proteins below are encoded in one region of Bremerella sp. P1:
- a CDS encoding TIGR04222 domain-containing membrane protein has product MAELIMHYAGTGAMDAEAKALWNKIEAFSFDQPGATLTFAARLARENGWRLGFAQRVIDEYRRFLFLSMVAGHAVSPSEAVDQAWHLHLTYTKSYWEQLCGEVLPRPLHHCPTLGRREETEKFDDWYAKTLASYENYFGEKPPKDIWPTVGEQMESVVDSRWVNLSEYFIIPRNPLKWLALILLVLLPMLSLGGCQADPVAAVSPLDFDGPTFLKFYAITGVIFLVIALAIRFLIPIPEPPIPAKVDDPTLAAYLAQGPKGLVIATIAKLIQDGKLELVEGGYSGGRVVKQLLALNPPSSGASTLERHIYNEVKRSGKDGIQTVIANSIPIAKEAGARLTEMGLFEPNPYEPIARRWVPSLIMLGIFGLGVTKLVIGTTRDKPVLFLALMVIPALISCIWLAVRRGRTSRGNAILSDWQHENAHLNPMAPGSKITTADDYFLAAGLFGITAFASGDLYPLADEFRAAQGSSWGGFGGGCGGDSGCGGGGGCGSGCGGGGCGGCGS; this is encoded by the coding sequence GTGGCCGAACTCATCATGCACTACGCAGGAACAGGTGCCATGGACGCGGAAGCGAAGGCATTGTGGAACAAGATCGAGGCGTTCTCGTTTGATCAACCGGGAGCAACGCTGACCTTTGCCGCCAGACTGGCGCGGGAAAACGGCTGGCGACTGGGTTTCGCTCAACGTGTGATCGACGAATATCGTCGATTCCTCTTCCTCTCGATGGTCGCAGGCCACGCGGTTTCACCATCGGAAGCCGTCGACCAGGCCTGGCATCTGCATCTGACCTATACGAAGTCGTACTGGGAACAACTCTGCGGCGAAGTCTTACCTCGCCCTCTGCACCATTGCCCCACACTGGGACGCAGGGAAGAGACCGAGAAGTTCGACGACTGGTACGCGAAGACCCTGGCAAGCTACGAAAACTACTTCGGCGAAAAGCCACCGAAGGACATCTGGCCGACAGTCGGCGAGCAAATGGAGTCGGTCGTCGACAGCCGCTGGGTCAATCTCAGCGAGTACTTCATCATTCCTCGCAATCCGTTGAAGTGGTTGGCGCTGATTCTATTGGTGTTGCTACCCATGTTGAGCCTGGGCGGATGTCAGGCCGATCCGGTGGCGGCTGTCTCACCCTTGGATTTCGATGGCCCCACATTCCTGAAGTTCTACGCCATTACCGGGGTCATCTTCCTGGTGATCGCGCTCGCTATTCGCTTTCTGATCCCCATCCCAGAACCACCGATCCCCGCGAAAGTCGACGACCCTACGCTTGCGGCATACCTGGCCCAAGGCCCGAAGGGACTCGTGATCGCCACGATTGCCAAGCTGATTCAAGACGGCAAACTCGAACTGGTCGAAGGGGGATACTCAGGCGGACGCGTCGTCAAGCAATTGCTGGCCCTCAATCCGCCATCCTCGGGTGCGTCGACCTTGGAACGTCATATCTACAACGAGGTAAAACGCTCCGGCAAGGATGGAATCCAAACAGTTATTGCCAACTCGATTCCCATCGCCAAGGAAGCAGGGGCCAGGCTCACGGAAATGGGGCTCTTCGAGCCAAACCCTTACGAACCGATCGCGCGGCGGTGGGTGCCTTCGCTCATCATGCTGGGTATCTTTGGCCTTGGGGTCACCAAGCTCGTGATCGGTACCACTCGTGACAAACCAGTCCTATTCCTCGCGTTGATGGTCATTCCGGCGCTGATCAGTTGTATCTGGCTGGCCGTTCGTCGCGGGCGTACTTCGCGCGGCAACGCCATCCTGTCGGATTGGCAACATGAAAACGCGCATCTCAACCCGATGGCCCCAGGCTCGAAGATTACCACGGCCGACGACTACTTCCTGGCCGCTGGACTATTTGGCATCACTGCGTTCGCATCCGGAGACCTCTATCCACTTGCCGATGAATTTCGTGCCGCCCAAGGTTCCAGTTGGGGTGGCTTCGGCGGTGGCTGTGGAGGAGATTCCGGATGCGGCGGCGGAGGAGGATGTGGCAGTGGTTGCGGCGGGGGTGGCTGTGGAGGATGCGGAAGTTAA
- a CDS encoding alkaline phosphatase D family protein, protein MPDFLPFHRRLFLKSTVASAAIAAAAEANESTRVMNPAYQATGIRIGEVTPTTAIVWTRLTKNTERNNDGIVFKKRGKSEEALKTPVEQIEGACPGQPGKIRLVYEDQGTTLKTDWVSVDEESDFIHQFQLKDLKPGTEYHVLCETSVEGQEHGARVGTFRTAPKPDEIKPVHFCVMTCQGYPDRDHPDGHPIYPSMTAKDPDFISMTGDLIYYDNDAPSAMSVDLAHLHWERMFSLPRLVDTLSKTSTYWLKDDHDTLNNDSWPGRTYGEVTFEEGQKIFRQQAPLGSDSYRTFRWGKDLQIWLTDGRDFRSPNRMPDGPDKTIWGTEQKAWFKRTVKESDATWKILISPTPIVGPDRKGKNDNHANAGFSHEGNEIRQWIHDNVPDNFFVICGDRHWQYHSVDPETGVKEFSVGAASNSHAGGTPGRNPKIHRFHKVQGGFLNVIVDGDQDESEITFQLCDVDGNVAFEQKFERARTM, encoded by the coding sequence ATGCCTGACTTTCTTCCCTTCCATCGACGCCTCTTCCTCAAGTCCACGGTTGCATCGGCTGCCATTGCGGCAGCGGCGGAAGCCAACGAATCGACGAGAGTTATGAACCCGGCATACCAAGCGACCGGAATTCGCATCGGAGAAGTCACACCGACGACTGCGATCGTCTGGACACGCTTAACGAAGAACACAGAACGCAACAACGACGGGATTGTGTTCAAGAAGCGAGGCAAGTCCGAAGAAGCCCTCAAGACACCGGTCGAGCAAATCGAAGGGGCATGCCCGGGACAACCAGGCAAGATTCGACTCGTCTACGAAGACCAAGGCACCACGCTGAAAACCGATTGGGTGAGCGTCGACGAGGAGTCGGACTTCATTCACCAATTTCAATTGAAAGATTTGAAACCTGGCACCGAGTACCACGTACTATGCGAGACCTCGGTGGAAGGTCAGGAACATGGGGCTCGCGTCGGCACGTTCCGCACGGCACCCAAGCCAGATGAAATCAAACCGGTTCACTTTTGCGTGATGACCTGCCAGGGTTATCCTGACCGCGACCATCCCGACGGGCACCCGATCTATCCTTCGATGACAGCGAAGGATCCCGACTTCATTTCGATGACCGGCGATTTGATTTACTACGACAACGATGCCCCCAGCGCGATGTCGGTCGATCTGGCGCATTTACATTGGGAGCGGATGTTCAGTCTGCCGCGCCTGGTCGATACGCTCAGCAAGACTTCTACCTATTGGTTGAAGGATGATCATGACACGCTCAACAACGATTCCTGGCCCGGGCGGACATATGGCGAGGTCACGTTTGAAGAGGGGCAGAAGATTTTCCGGCAGCAGGCACCGCTGGGCAGTGATTCGTATCGAACGTTTCGATGGGGCAAGGATCTGCAAATCTGGCTGACGGACGGCCGCGACTTCCGTTCGCCCAATCGGATGCCGGATGGTCCTGACAAGACGATCTGGGGAACTGAGCAGAAGGCCTGGTTCAAGCGAACCGTGAAAGAGAGCGACGCGACCTGGAAGATTCTGATCAGTCCCACCCCGATTGTGGGCCCAGACCGCAAGGGAAAGAACGACAATCACGCCAATGCGGGCTTCTCCCACGAAGGCAACGAGATTCGGCAGTGGATACACGATAACGTCCCGGATAATTTCTTCGTGATCTGTGGCGATCGTCACTGGCAATACCACTCGGTCGATCCGGAAACAGGCGTCAAGGAGTTCAGCGTAGGTGCCGCCAGTAATTCGCATGCCGGCGGAACGCCAGGGCGAAATCCGAAGATCCATCGCTTTCACAAAGTGCAAGGTGGTTTCCTGAATGTGATCGTCGATGGGGATCAGGACGAATCGGAGATCACGTTCCAACTGTGTGATGTCGACGGAAATGTGGCGTTCGAGCAGAAGTTCGAGCGAGCTCGGACGATGTGA
- a CDS encoding NfeD family protein: MDQTIHPGTIGKTVGPLRPAGQIEIYGQVHNARSEMEWIDDGQEVVVTNRQANNLVVRTRQDEEEVAIDKDVDLTHPVSVDHNVDLTAPPSVVEKVNPLYWSMGLACVCGGVAMVRGTPIDQGIILVPISGICSGFIYRWTIGSAAESTAPREDHRTLARALAYVMIAMTIMGAFFGTAIFGTFVALSLGLVAGTLFGAAMCWILLLAVHVA; encoded by the coding sequence ATGGATCAAACTATTCACCCAGGCACCATCGGAAAGACCGTTGGACCCCTTCGCCCGGCTGGTCAAATCGAGATCTATGGGCAGGTGCACAATGCCCGAAGTGAGATGGAATGGATCGACGACGGGCAAGAGGTTGTCGTGACCAATCGTCAGGCCAACAACCTGGTTGTCCGGACCCGACAAGATGAAGAAGAGGTGGCCATCGACAAAGATGTCGACCTGACCCATCCCGTTTCGGTCGACCACAACGTCGATCTTACGGCACCTCCATCGGTCGTCGAGAAGGTCAACCCGCTTTACTGGAGCATGGGCCTGGCATGTGTTTGCGGCGGTGTTGCGATGGTGCGAGGAACGCCCATCGATCAAGGGATTATCCTGGTGCCAATCTCTGGGATATGCTCAGGCTTTATTTATCGCTGGACGATTGGCTCCGCAGCCGAGTCGACGGCACCGCGTGAAGATCATCGCACCCTGGCCAGAGCCCTGGCCTACGTGATGATCGCGATGACGATCATGGGAGCTTTTTTCGGAACGGCCATATTCGGAACATTTGTCGCGTTGTCGCTTGGACTTGTCGCTGGCACCCTCTTCGGTGCGGCGATGTGCTGGATACTGCTTCTGGCGGTACACGTGGCGTGA
- a CDS encoding thioredoxin family protein, which produces MMSRVFALIFAVVLPLTAIHAGEYNPVLDIGDTVQPWENLPGTDGEPHSWKELKNKKTIIVAFTCNTCPYAVDYQERIKALAQKWENDDRVAVIAVNSNLIDEDSLEAMKERAQTEKFTFPYLKDEKQELGKAWGATRTPEFFVIDGERKVVYMGAMDDDTNAAEATVNYVNQAIKATLAGKKPEVQETVAIGCNIRYKRSRR; this is translated from the coding sequence ATGATGTCACGTGTTTTTGCCCTGATTTTTGCGGTCGTTTTGCCACTGACCGCCATCCATGCTGGAGAGTACAACCCGGTTCTGGACATCGGTGATACGGTCCAGCCATGGGAGAATCTCCCTGGAACTGACGGGGAACCGCATAGCTGGAAAGAACTGAAAAACAAGAAAACGATCATCGTTGCGTTTACCTGCAACACTTGCCCCTATGCGGTCGACTACCAGGAACGCATTAAAGCGCTTGCCCAAAAGTGGGAAAACGACGACCGGGTGGCGGTGATCGCCGTGAACTCGAACCTGATCGATGAAGATTCCCTCGAAGCCATGAAGGAACGGGCCCAGACCGAGAAGTTCACTTTCCCCTATCTGAAGGATGAGAAACAGGAATTGGGAAAAGCCTGGGGAGCAACCCGGACGCCAGAATTCTTTGTGATCGACGGCGAGCGGAAAGTCGTCTACATGGGGGCCATGGACGACGATACCAACGCCGCGGAAGCGACGGTGAACTACGTCAATCAAGCAATCAAAGCCACCCTGGCCGGCAAAAAACCCGAAGTTCAAGAGACGGTCGCGATTGGCTGCAACATTCGCTACAAGCGATCGCGCCGATAA
- a CDS encoding CPXCG motif-containing cysteine-rich protein codes for MMQTEITYICNACGEDIVIPLDPSQGSEQQFVEDCPVCCRPHVIHIQLDPNGEATAWAEPEQDYD; via the coding sequence ATGATGCAAACGGAAATCACTTACATCTGCAACGCGTGTGGCGAAGACATCGTCATCCCACTCGATCCGTCTCAAGGGAGCGAGCAACAGTTCGTTGAAGACTGCCCTGTGTGTTGTCGACCGCACGTGATTCATATCCAGCTCGACCCGAATGGTGAAGCAACGGCCTGGGCTGAACCCGAGCAAGACTACGACTAG
- the lpxD gene encoding UDP-3-O-(3-hydroxymyristoyl)glucosamine N-acyltransferase, whose protein sequence is MGTTLAQLAELVDGKVFGDPNRVITGANIIRDAVAGEITLMDKPDQAALLMEDCQASAVLVREESDKLNIDGIVVANVHEAFGKTIRFFQPWEQDASVGIHRSAVVSLAAVVDPTATIGAGAVICDGVVIGKNTVIHSGVTIQAGSRIGDDVVIFPGVVLYDRTEIGDRCIVHANAVVGAYGFGYDSSSGKHILSAQLGNVVLESDVELGACTTIDRGTYGATVIGQGTKIDNSVQIGHNCRIGKHNLLCSQVGIAGSTTTGDYVVMAGQVGVRDHVHIGTGAQLGAKAGVSSDIPAGQQSLGVPAGPAKVVLSEHMAMKKLPEMRKTIKQLAKRIEQLEKEAEAVTEPVIRKAS, encoded by the coding sequence ATGGGCACCACGCTGGCACAACTGGCCGAACTCGTAGATGGCAAGGTATTTGGCGATCCGAATCGCGTCATCACCGGGGCCAATATCATCCGCGACGCGGTTGCCGGCGAAATTACGCTGATGGATAAACCAGACCAAGCAGCGCTTCTGATGGAAGACTGCCAGGCATCCGCAGTGCTAGTTCGCGAGGAATCGGACAAACTGAACATCGATGGCATCGTCGTCGCAAACGTTCACGAAGCGTTCGGCAAGACGATCCGCTTCTTTCAGCCATGGGAACAGGACGCGTCGGTCGGAATCCATCGCTCGGCAGTCGTGTCCCTGGCGGCAGTCGTCGACCCCACCGCAACCATCGGGGCTGGCGCCGTCATCTGTGATGGCGTGGTAATCGGCAAGAACACAGTCATTCATAGCGGCGTCACCATCCAGGCCGGCAGCCGGATTGGGGACGACGTGGTCATCTTCCCCGGCGTGGTGCTGTACGATCGAACCGAGATTGGTGATCGCTGCATCGTCCACGCTAACGCAGTAGTCGGGGCGTACGGCTTTGGTTACGACTCTTCCAGCGGTAAGCACATCCTTTCCGCTCAGCTTGGCAACGTGGTGCTCGAAAGCGACGTGGAACTTGGGGCCTGCACAACAATCGACCGAGGCACCTACGGCGCCACAGTCATTGGCCAAGGAACCAAGATCGACAACAGCGTTCAGATCGGCCACAACTGCCGTATCGGCAAACACAATCTTCTGTGCTCGCAGGTGGGCATCGCCGGCAGCACAACCACCGGTGACTACGTGGTGATGGCAGGGCAAGTCGGCGTTCGAGATCACGTCCATATAGGCACAGGAGCTCAGCTTGGTGCCAAAGCGGGTGTTAGTTCCGATATCCCCGCTGGCCAGCAATCTCTGGGTGTTCCGGCTGGTCCGGCCAAAGTCGTCCTGAGCGAACACATGGCAATGAAGAAGTTGCCTGAGATGCGGAAGACGATCAAACAACTGGCCAAACGAATTGAACAACTGGAAAAGGAAGCCGAAGCCGTGACCGAGCCGGTCATTCGCAAGGCTTCGTAA
- a CDS encoding response regulator translates to MIAQNIRILLVEDDDIDAEAVKRGFAKAGVQCPLYRATNGVEALEMLRDKKGYFQDVPYIVLLDLKLPKMNGREFLEEIRNDAKLRKSVVFVLTTSNAETDKLAAYSQCVAGYITKANAGVEFCDLVQMLGHYSQINEFPVCI, encoded by the coding sequence ATGATCGCACAGAATATTCGAATACTACTGGTAGAGGACGACGACATCGACGCAGAGGCCGTCAAGCGTGGATTCGCCAAAGCAGGGGTGCAATGTCCCTTATATCGCGCAACCAATGGTGTCGAGGCGCTCGAGATGCTGCGGGACAAAAAGGGCTATTTCCAAGACGTGCCGTATATCGTGCTGCTTGATTTGAAATTACCCAAAATGAATGGACGTGAATTCCTCGAGGAAATTCGCAACGATGCTAAGCTACGCAAGAGTGTCGTATTTGTCTTGACAACATCGAACGCTGAAACGGATAAACTAGCTGCATATTCGCAATGTGTTGCTGGCTACATTACCAAAGCGAACGCCGGTGTTGAGTTTTGTGATCTGGTGCAAATGCTTGGTCACTATTCGCAAATCAATGAATTTCCGGTTTGTATCTAG
- a CDS encoding response regulator produces MNIPVEIPKILLIEDDSVFRMLIKRLVSNDFHIDEASSIEAGRNLISTGRYQCVLLDYRLPDGTGFQLLPDAVARELPVVMMTAMGHEQLAIDALKQGCQDYLVKDDLNRATLCRSLANAMRQVQADRQTMRHRLTLQRVIQVAATKCRQTTSAMRQSCDDSSDRSKARDLYLDQLDHLMDDLTAYSRLSSPTWEVQPVQLPKVLEEVLGELKNRTVGLAIEVSDQTVATLKSDRDAVQSICRGLLDCLIEDGTDQATFVFSSERDQGHIRVNFVPKTQSLEALQAQLTSETVLTTEDFVATGIEIIRLLVEELKGTIWAELQEDEVQIRVDLPNGNHLDGVSAK; encoded by the coding sequence ATGAACATTCCCGTAGAAATACCGAAGATACTGCTCATCGAAGATGATTCGGTGTTTCGAATGCTCATTAAGCGACTTGTGAGCAACGACTTCCATATCGATGAGGCTTCCAGTATCGAGGCCGGGCGAAACCTGATTTCCACCGGCCGATACCAGTGCGTCTTGCTCGATTATCGCCTGCCGGATGGGACTGGTTTTCAATTGCTGCCCGATGCGGTTGCGCGAGAACTACCCGTGGTGATGATGACCGCCATGGGGCATGAGCAACTGGCCATCGATGCGCTCAAACAAGGATGTCAGGATTACCTGGTCAAAGATGATTTGAACCGGGCAACGCTTTGCCGCAGTTTGGCCAACGCCATGCGGCAGGTTCAAGCCGATCGACAAACGATGCGACATCGTTTGACATTGCAGCGGGTCATTCAAGTCGCCGCTACGAAGTGTCGTCAGACAACCTCGGCGATGCGACAGTCGTGCGACGACAGTTCTGATCGAAGTAAGGCCAGAGACCTCTACCTAGATCAACTTGACCACTTGATGGACGATCTGACGGCTTATTCGCGACTATCGTCGCCGACCTGGGAAGTTCAGCCAGTTCAGCTGCCCAAGGTTCTTGAAGAGGTCCTTGGTGAGTTGAAGAATCGCACAGTCGGCTTGGCGATTGAGGTCTCCGATCAGACGGTAGCCACACTGAAGTCCGATCGGGATGCGGTTCAGTCCATTTGCCGAGGACTGCTTGATTGCCTGATTGAAGATGGTACCGATCAGGCCACGTTTGTATTTAGCTCGGAGCGGGATCAAGGGCATATCCGGGTCAACTTCGTCCCAAAAACTCAGAGCCTCGAGGCGCTTCAGGCTCAGCTGACGTCCGAAACCGTTTTGACGACGGAAGATTTCGTTGCCACAGGAATCGAGATTATTCGGCTTCTCGTCGAAGAGCTAAAGGGTACGATTTGGGCAGAGCTTCAAGAAGATGAAGTTCAGATCCGTGTGGATTTGCCCAACGGCAACCATCTCGACGGAGTGTCAGCCAAGTAG
- a CDS encoding LpxI family protein, with product MNASNLSPVGLLAGWGNLPIVVAQAIKRSGRGVVCAAVKDHADPILEELCDATVWVGLGQLGKVKRHYQKHNATEATMAGKIHKIRLFDRGVLWKHRPDWFCLKTFAPQILWGTKDRKDDTLLLAIVNAFANNGITFLPATDYAPELLVNFGIIAGPQPSGKLLRDIQFGWEMAKELGRLDVGQSVAVKNQAVLALEAIEGTDACIQRAGSLCKAGGFTVVKVAKPQQDMRFDVPTIGVGTLQTMVDAGASTLVLEAEKTILLDEPAVLEFAKNHRLSILAVSEDRLTEFAPSSEAA from the coding sequence ATGAATGCCTCGAACCTGTCTCCGGTTGGCCTGCTCGCCGGCTGGGGAAACCTTCCGATTGTGGTGGCCCAAGCCATCAAGCGTTCCGGCCGCGGTGTCGTGTGCGCGGCGGTTAAGGATCACGCCGATCCCATCTTGGAAGAACTTTGCGATGCGACCGTTTGGGTCGGGCTCGGTCAACTCGGCAAAGTGAAGCGTCACTATCAGAAGCACAACGCGACCGAAGCCACCATGGCGGGGAAGATCCACAAGATTCGCTTGTTTGATCGCGGTGTGTTGTGGAAACACCGTCCCGACTGGTTCTGCCTGAAGACGTTCGCTCCGCAGATCCTATGGGGTACCAAGGATCGCAAGGACGACACCTTGCTGCTGGCAATCGTCAACGCATTCGCAAACAACGGAATTACTTTCTTACCTGCGACCGATTATGCTCCGGAGTTGCTCGTGAATTTTGGCATTATCGCTGGTCCTCAGCCAAGTGGAAAACTGCTGCGGGACATTCAGTTTGGTTGGGAAATGGCGAAGGAACTCGGTCGTCTGGATGTCGGCCAAAGCGTAGCCGTCAAGAACCAGGCCGTGTTGGCCCTGGAAGCCATTGAAGGTACCGATGCGTGCATTCAGCGGGCAGGCAGTCTCTGCAAGGCTGGCGGCTTTACCGTGGTGAAAGTTGCCAAGCCGCAGCAAGACATGCGTTTCGATGTCCCCACGATTGGTGTAGGTACTCTGCAGACGATGGTGGATGCCGGTGCCAGTACGTTGGTACTCGAGGCAGAAAAAACAATTCTCCTCGACGAACCGGCCGTGTTAGAATTTGCAAAGAACCATCGTTTGTCGATTCTCGCTGTAAGTGAGGATCGCCTCACCGAATTTGCTCCCTCTTCGGAAGCGGCCTAG
- a CDS encoding class I SAM-dependent methyltransferase gives MLRTAAFSLALVFIATQFASAQEDVTTVAGRPVYKGREIAQTMHYNGAPWLIRESRQREEDCQKMLENLGVKPGMTICDMGCGNGFYSLKLAEMVGKDGKILAVDIQPEMLRLLKARAEEKGIENIELVLGDIDNPKLPEGKIDLILCVDVYHEFSHPVEMLAAMRKSLKPDGKIALLEFRMEDPNVPIKLLHKMSKKQMLLEYEANGFQLARQFDGLPWQHMMFFEKAEAKPEN, from the coding sequence ATGCTTCGCACCGCTGCTTTCTCGCTCGCTCTCGTCTTTATCGCTACGCAGTTTGCTTCCGCCCAGGAAGACGTGACTACCGTCGCTGGTCGTCCCGTCTACAAGGGACGCGAAATCGCCCAGACCATGCACTACAACGGTGCCCCTTGGTTGATCCGCGAAAGCCGCCAACGGGAAGAAGACTGCCAGAAGATGCTGGAAAACCTTGGCGTCAAGCCAGGCATGACCATCTGCGACATGGGATGCGGCAATGGTTTTTACAGCCTGAAATTGGCCGAAATGGTCGGCAAAGACGGTAAGATTCTGGCCGTTGATATCCAGCCAGAGATGCTGCGACTGCTGAAAGCTCGGGCCGAAGAAAAAGGGATCGAAAACATCGAGCTGGTTCTCGGTGATATCGACAATCCGAAACTACCGGAAGGGAAGATCGATCTGATCCTCTGTGTCGACGTCTATCACGAGTTCTCTCACCCGGTCGAGATGTTGGCCGCGATGCGGAAGTCGCTCAAGCCTGACGGCAAGATCGCGCTGTTGGAATTTCGGATGGAAGACCCCAATGTCCCGATCAAGCTCCTGCACAAGATGAGCAAGAAGCAGATGCTGCTCGAGTACGAAGCGAATGGCTTCCAGCTCGCCAGGCAGTTTGATGGCCTCCCCTGGCAACACATGATGTTCTTTGAAAAGGCGGAAGCCAAGCCTGAGAACTAA
- a CDS encoding sensor histidine kinase translates to MVQLIGSILSSIGLFFLHLFDTEGFPARWYCGSVWQEEPGVGWLHIVSDLAIFGAYLTIPVVLAYFLFRRRDLPFPTLISLFALFIVSCGFGHCIEAIIFWEPVYRFSGLIKAVTAIVSWVTVVALIPIIPRVLNLPSLEKVNVQLEEEITERRRAEALFRTIFSGVPNGIIMVDSSGKLKMVNQRVAQMFGYTEEELIGQSVEMLIPADTQVRHRELRDSFFSAPRVRMMGEGRDLHGVRKNRTELPVEIGLNPIEIGKEHFVIASIVDISERKRSEQSVAEYTRQLEKSNEELEEFAYVASHDLRSPLQAVKNLANWIRDDNAETLSEESVRHIELMHQRIQRMERLLDDLLQYSRVGRTEQAISEVDVTEMLDSIIDSLPRPEAMQVQVDPDMPVIRTLTAPLDLTFRNLIQNAIKHHDREDGNIVVSYRDQGDFIQFSVQDDGPGISPEFHQRIFRMFETLRPRDDVEGSGMGLSLVQKTVETIGGSISLESQPGQGSTFSFTWPKNAPLGDQE, encoded by the coding sequence GTGGTGCAGCTTATTGGAAGTATTCTCAGCAGCATCGGTCTGTTCTTTCTTCATCTATTTGATACCGAAGGATTTCCCGCACGATGGTATTGCGGGTCGGTCTGGCAGGAAGAGCCTGGCGTTGGCTGGCTGCACATCGTTTCGGACCTGGCTATTTTTGGTGCCTATCTGACCATTCCCGTTGTCCTGGCTTACTTTCTGTTTCGGCGACGTGACTTGCCATTTCCAACGCTGATCAGTCTGTTTGCCCTGTTTATTGTTTCTTGTGGATTTGGGCACTGCATCGAAGCGATCATCTTCTGGGAGCCTGTCTATCGCTTTTCTGGGCTCATTAAAGCGGTAACGGCAATCGTGTCCTGGGTGACCGTGGTGGCGTTGATTCCCATTATTCCGCGGGTTCTCAATCTGCCAAGCTTGGAAAAGGTCAATGTCCAACTGGAAGAAGAGATCACCGAACGCCGACGAGCAGAAGCCCTGTTTCGGACAATTTTCTCTGGAGTTCCCAACGGAATCATCATGGTCGATTCATCTGGCAAACTGAAAATGGTGAACCAGCGCGTCGCCCAAATGTTTGGTTACACGGAAGAAGAGTTGATTGGCCAGTCAGTCGAGATGCTCATTCCCGCGGACACCCAGGTTCGTCATCGAGAACTACGGGATTCATTTTTCTCGGCCCCGCGTGTGCGAATGATGGGGGAAGGGCGTGATCTGCACGGTGTGCGAAAGAATCGGACTGAACTGCCTGTCGAGATTGGCTTGAATCCGATTGAAATCGGCAAAGAACACTTTGTCATTGCTTCGATTGTCGACATCTCGGAACGTAAACGGTCCGAGCAATCGGTGGCAGAGTATACCCGTCAACTCGAGAAGTCGAACGAAGAGCTCGAAGAGTTTGCCTATGTCGCGTCGCACGACTTGCGTTCGCCACTGCAGGCAGTGAAGAACCTGGCCAATTGGATTCGCGACGATAACGCAGAGACGTTGTCGGAAGAGTCTGTCAGACACATCGAATTGATGCATCAGCGTATCCAGCGGATGGAGCGTTTGCTGGATGATCTACTACAGTACTCGAGAGTCGGACGCACGGAGCAGGCCATATCTGAAGTCGACGTCACTGAGATGCTTGACTCAATCATTGACAGCCTGCCGCGTCCCGAAGCCATGCAGGTTCAGGTCGATCCAGATATGCCGGTCATCCGTACTCTGACGGCCCCGCTGGACTTGACCTTCCGGAATCTCATTCAGAATGCCATTAAGCACCACGATCGTGAAGACGGTAATATTGTCGTGTCCTACCGCGATCAGGGGGATTTTATCCAGTTTTCCGTCCAGGATGACGGTCCTGGAATCTCACCGGAATTTCACCAACGTATATTTCGGATGTTTGAGACTCTCCGTCCCCGCGATGACGTTGAAGGCAGCGGCATGGGTTTATCGCTCGTCCAAAAGACCGTAGAGACGATCGGTGGAAGCATTTCGCTTGAGTCGCAACCAGGCCAGGGATCGACTTTTTCGTTTACTTGGCCGAAGAATGCTCCGCTAGGAGATCAAGAATGA
- a CDS encoding VOC family protein: MELFAVEIRTAQWQPMILWYTSALNMKAAVRSVEEGYALLAGRGWRLSLLELQEDEPRDHSAFSLAIEVENLAAAREHIESYLMEPSAPIETSDEGFLQWTTTDPDGNRIKLFQFVAVD; this comes from the coding sequence ATGGAACTATTCGCGGTTGAGATACGGACGGCGCAGTGGCAGCCGATGATCCTGTGGTATACGAGTGCCTTGAACATGAAGGCCGCTGTACGCAGTGTCGAAGAGGGCTATGCACTCTTGGCCGGGCGAGGCTGGCGACTTTCGCTGCTCGAGTTGCAGGAAGATGAGCCAAGGGACCATTCGGCTTTCAGCTTGGCCATCGAAGTCGAGAATTTAGCGGCTGCCCGAGAACACATTGAGTCGTACTTGATGGAACCTTCGGCACCGATAGAGACGAGTGACGAGGGCTTTCTGCAGTGGACCACGACCGACCCCGACGGCAATCGCATCAAACTATTTCAATTTGTGGCCGTCGACTGA